The following proteins are co-located in the Rhea pennata isolate bPtePen1 chromosome 2, bPtePen1.pri, whole genome shotgun sequence genome:
- the TFPI2 gene encoding tissue factor pathway inhibitor 2, which translates to MATVRLPLPALLLPALACAALAPRPLTEKQRACLLPPDDGPCRALVPRWYYDRYTQTCQEFTYGGCQGNANNFLSPDDCEKSCWTIKKVPKLCRMEADGGPCRSHLRRYAFNLSSMRCEEFIYGGCYGNDNNFRDVQSCVDHCLPEKTGPLLCYSPKDEGLCSSSVTRYYYDTKSKTCKEFKYTGCGGNANNFVTETDCYKVCRKAGSQKPRINKPTNLLRRKMMRKLVKKSQTYNLKS; encoded by the exons ATGGCCACCGTCCGCCTCCCGCTGCccgcgctgctgctgcccgcGCTGGCCTGCGCGGCCCTGGCCCCGCGGCCCCTCACAG AGAAGCAGCGCGCCTGCCTGCTGCCCCCCGACGACGGCCCCTGCCGCGCCCTGGTGCCGCGCTGGTACTACGACAGGTACACGCAGACCTGCCAGGAGTTCACCTACGGGGGCTGCCAGGGCAACGCCAACAACTTCCTCAGCCCCGACGACTGCGAGAAGAGCTGCTGGACCATCAAGA AAGTGCCTAAATTATGCCGGATGGAGGCTGACGGGGGACCTTGCCGAAGTCATCTCAGAAGATACGCCTTTAACTTGAGCTCGATGAGGTGTGAGGAGTTCATCTATGGTGGCTGCTATGGAAATGACAACAACTTCAGAGATGTGCAGTCTTGTGTGGACCACTGTCTGCCAGAGAAAA ctgGTCCCTTGTTGTGCTATAGCCCAAAGGATGAAGGATTGTGTTCTTCTTCTGTGACTCGCTATTACTATGACACCAAGAGCAAAACATGTAAGGAGTTCAAATATACTGGCTGTGGTGGAAATGCCAATAACTTTGTCACTGAAACAGATTGCTACAAAGTCTGCAGAAAAG cagGGAGTCAGAAGCCAAGAATCAACAAGCCAACAAATCTACTCCGCagaaaaatgatgagaaaaCTGGTTAAGAAATCTCAGACATATAACCTGAAGTCTTAA